A genomic stretch from Mycolicibacterium gilvum includes:
- a CDS encoding DUF305 domain-containing protein has translation GVDANRFFLTQMIAHHEGAISVAQTEIEEGQSPPAVAMARSIVTTQQQEIDTMKGILASL, from the coding sequence AGGGCGTCGACGCAAACAGGTTCTTCCTGACACAGATGATTGCGCACCACGAGGGCGCAATCAGCGTGGCGCAGACCGAAATCGAGGAAGGTCAGTCTCCACCGGCGGTCGCGATGGCGCGGTCGATCGTGACCACCCAGCAGCAGGAGATCGACACCATGAAGGGCATTCTCGCCTCGCTGTAG
- a CDS encoding DUF2905 domain-containing protein: MTHTIDRGDHRRDATGPTPDIACPDLPGDIRISSGNTRIYIPITSMLLVSAALNVFLWLFLSLFRR; this comes from the coding sequence GTGACGCACACTATCGACCGAGGTGATCACCGCCGTGACGCTACCGGGCCGACCCCGGACATTGCTTGTCCGGACCTTCCGGGTGATATCCGGATAAGCAGCGGCAACACGCGGATATACATCCCGATCACGTCGATGCTGCTCGTCTCCGCCGCGCTGAACGTATTCCTATGGTTGTTCCTGTCGCTGTTCCGCCGCTGA
- a CDS encoding DUF4226 domain-containing protein, whose product MTIQLEAAQALAVVERARSLFGTPGPVATSGAPLQTAAESVSGAGQQMSGLSGQLVDRHASVVQQQNRELVTAGRTDSTLEARLANAAQITEGGARQMDTIVAQTRSIAEVAGSARTPAAEMMVLKALRTQVARAQSVVVSTQQQSSQAAGEVRALSYGSGELPQAPAELPTDKPGEDPPHGEDPRYWLDVTKLTYVGDGELAPPNYKQVGPNLWYPDPEGGLGYVPPPPPAKYPLDLSDVRVIDPDSGALFPPGYQQVAPGIGVPHPDSYYGAQPPWPKPQQPIDIRDVVEIAPDQLAPWGYVEYMPGWWVPDPSRP is encoded by the coding sequence GTGACCATTCAGCTTGAGGCGGCCCAGGCGCTGGCGGTGGTCGAACGCGCCCGCTCGCTGTTCGGTACACCCGGGCCTGTGGCGACGTCAGGCGCTCCTCTGCAGACGGCCGCGGAATCCGTCAGCGGCGCGGGCCAGCAGATGTCGGGCCTGTCTGGTCAGCTCGTCGATCGGCATGCGTCGGTGGTACAGCAGCAGAACCGGGAGCTGGTCACCGCCGGCCGTACCGACTCCACCTTGGAAGCGCGATTGGCCAACGCGGCGCAGATCACTGAGGGCGGGGCGCGCCAAATGGACACGATTGTCGCCCAGACACGCTCGATCGCCGAGGTGGCCGGATCGGCTCGCACGCCGGCGGCGGAGATGATGGTGCTCAAGGCCCTGCGGACGCAGGTCGCCCGCGCCCAGTCGGTAGTGGTCTCGACTCAGCAGCAGTCCAGCCAGGCCGCCGGCGAAGTGAGAGCGCTCAGCTACGGCTCCGGTGAGTTGCCCCAGGCTCCGGCCGAGCTTCCTACCGACAAGCCGGGGGAAGACCCACCGCACGGTGAAGATCCGCGGTACTGGCTCGATGTCACCAAGTTGACCTACGTGGGTGACGGAGAGCTCGCGCCACCGAACTACAAGCAGGTGGGCCCCAACCTCTGGTATCCAGACCCTGAGGGCGGCCTGGGGTATGTGCCGCCCCCGCCGCCGGCAAAGTACCCCCTCGATCTGAGCGACGTTCGGGTGATCGACCCCGACTCCGGTGCGCTCTTCCCGCCGGGCTATCAGCAGGTCGCTCCGGGAATTGGTGTCCCACACCCTGATTCCTATTACGGTGCGCAGCCGCCGTGGCCCAAGCCGCAGCAGCCCATTGATATCCGCGACGTGGTTGAGATAGCGCCAGATCAGCTTGCCCCGTGGGGTTACGTGGAGTACATGCCCGGGTGGTGGGTTCCCGATCCGTCCAGGCCCTAG
- the vapB gene encoding type II toxin-antitoxin system VapB family antitoxin: protein MGDVLIRGLSDAAIARIDADAAARGLSRQEYLRTRFETEGSVGAPARTMTVDDLRRAAAAATDLDDPDIMDAAWR, encoded by the coding sequence ATGGGCGATGTGCTGATCCGCGGGCTGTCCGACGCGGCGATCGCGCGTATCGACGCTGATGCCGCCGCCCGCGGCCTCTCGCGCCAAGAGTATCTGCGAACCAGATTCGAGACCGAAGGTTCAGTGGGCGCCCCCGCGCGGACCATGACCGTCGACGATCTACGCCGCGCCGCCGCGGCTGCCACCGACCTCGACGATCCCGACATCATGGACGCCGCGTGGCGGTGA
- a CDS encoding serine/threonine-protein kinase, with product MTAPEGLPTPPTHIAGYRVERVLAVTAMATVYLVHSPTLPRREVLKVLQPEHAKGDHVRAQFLHEADITAGLEHPNIVRVFSRGETDTGQLWIAMEYVEGTNAETALRDGQMTPERAVHIITEVARALDYAHSRGVVHQDIKPSNFLIAAQKLPGGLDRVVLTDFGAALSPHSRGAGDGPMSATLAYSAPEVITGTSALDGRADVYALACTLFRLLTGDHPYPTDAGVGATVKAHMDTTPPRVSDRLSWASPQLDSVIAKALAKNPADRYPTAGDFAAAASAALTLPPPSAPAAPPADRDEPPPHTELGRAESHGAAADFISLLPHTRAVSQRRQLIAALAVAAVLIIALSVWLIGRSDPPDTAPTAAPATTTAAPPAALEDLRRLLPSGYPADACTPAPSPDGATVITCGPNTDAGGPRSATYTLAGGPEALRTTFDQLVESTTVVVCPGNIQSPGPWRRNDTPAVTRGTVLCGLSNGRPRVVWTNDAQRLIADVQSGGPNDPRLDQLYAWWGTHS from the coding sequence ATGACCGCACCAGAGGGCCTGCCCACACCACCCACCCACATCGCCGGATACCGCGTCGAGCGGGTCCTGGCCGTCACGGCGATGGCGACGGTCTACCTGGTGCACAGTCCCACCCTGCCGCGCCGGGAAGTGCTCAAAGTGCTTCAACCCGAGCACGCCAAAGGCGACCACGTTCGCGCCCAGTTCCTCCACGAAGCCGACATCACCGCCGGGCTCGAACATCCCAACATCGTGCGCGTGTTCAGCCGCGGCGAGACCGACACCGGCCAACTGTGGATCGCCATGGAGTACGTCGAGGGAACCAACGCCGAGACTGCGCTGCGCGACGGACAGATGACGCCCGAGCGCGCAGTCCACATCATCACCGAGGTCGCCCGAGCCCTGGACTACGCGCACTCCCGCGGGGTCGTGCACCAAGACATCAAACCCTCGAACTTCCTGATCGCCGCCCAGAAACTGCCGGGCGGTCTCGACCGCGTCGTGCTCACCGACTTCGGTGCCGCGCTGTCCCCCCACAGCCGCGGAGCTGGCGACGGGCCCATGAGCGCCACCCTCGCCTACAGCGCGCCCGAAGTCATCACCGGGACATCAGCTTTGGACGGACGCGCCGACGTCTACGCCCTCGCATGCACGCTCTTTCGGCTGCTGACTGGAGACCACCCCTACCCGACAGACGCCGGGGTCGGCGCCACAGTAAAAGCTCATATGGACACCACCCCGCCCCGAGTGTCCGACCGGCTCAGCTGGGCCTCACCACAACTAGACAGCGTGATCGCCAAGGCGCTGGCCAAGAATCCCGCTGACCGCTACCCCACCGCCGGCGACTTCGCGGCCGCGGCCAGCGCGGCACTCACCCTCCCCCCGCCCTCGGCTCCAGCGGCACCGCCCGCCGATCGCGACGAGCCGCCACCCCACACTGAGCTAGGCAGGGCCGAGTCCCACGGCGCAGCAGCGGATTTCATCAGCCTGCTCCCCCACACCCGTGCCGTCTCACAACGGCGCCAGCTGATCGCGGCACTCGCAGTCGCCGCCGTGCTCATCATCGCCCTGTCGGTGTGGCTTATCGGACGCTCCGACCCGCCCGACACCGCGCCCACGGCGGCGCCAGCGACGACCACCGCGGCCCCGCCCGCCGCGCTTGAGGACCTCCGGCGGCTGCTCCCGTCCGGCTATCCCGCCGACGCATGCACCCCAGCACCGTCCCCTGATGGCGCGACGGTGATCACCTGCGGACCCAACACCGACGCTGGTGGACCCCGCAGCGCCACCTACACCCTGGCCGGCGGACCCGAGGCGCTGCGCACCACGTTCGACCAGCTCGTCGAATCCACGACAGTGGTGGTCTGCCCCGGCAACATCCAGTCTCCCGGCCCGTGGCGACGCAACGACACCCCCGCCGTCACCCGCGGAACCGTGCTTTGCGGGCTGAGCAATGGCCGGCCGCGTGTGGTGTGGACCAACGACGCGCAACGGCTCATCGCCGACGTGCAATCCGGTGGCCCCAACGATCCTCGGCTGGACCAGCTCTACGCCTGGTGGGGCACGCACTCGTAA
- a CDS encoding ATP-dependent DNA ligase — MTRASLFPDRLVAPAPMLATLGQAPHGGQFAVEVKFDGQRGMLTVDPRVRVTSRNGADITETFPELSAVAAAVGGRRMILDGEIVAVDEHGRPSFRRLQRRWPQQRRPSGQLVREVPTRYLAFDVVNIDGEDITHWPYRERRELMDTLMVVKRSPALTVPRHWTDVAPADMLAICADQHHEGIVCKRLDSPYRSGRSLGLDQMPSARDNRGGGRGGVRRPSR; from the coding sequence GTGACCCGCGCTTCGTTGTTCCCCGACCGCCTCGTGGCCCCTGCGCCCATGTTGGCGACGCTGGGCCAGGCCCCGCACGGCGGTCAGTTTGCTGTAGAAGTGAAGTTTGATGGCCAGCGGGGAATGTTGACTGTAGATCCCCGGGTGCGGGTGACGTCCCGCAATGGGGCGGACATCACCGAAACCTTCCCCGAGTTGTCCGCGGTCGCAGCTGCAGTCGGTGGCCGTCGAATGATCCTCGACGGTGAGATCGTCGCCGTCGACGAGCACGGGCGCCCGTCGTTTAGACGGCTCCAGCGGCGGTGGCCTCAGCAGCGTCGGCCCAGCGGGCAGCTCGTGCGTGAGGTGCCCACGCGATATCTCGCCTTCGATGTGGTCAACATCGACGGCGAAGACATCACGCACTGGCCTTACCGGGAGCGCCGCGAGCTGATGGACACACTGATGGTGGTGAAGCGTTCGCCAGCACTGACGGTGCCAAGGCACTGGACCGATGTCGCTCCTGCGGACATGCTCGCTATCTGCGCTGATCAGCACCACGAGGGCATCGTGTGTAAACGACTGGATTCGCCATACCGGTCGGGCCGATCCCTGGGACTGGATCAAATGCCCAGTGCGCGCGACAACCGAGGCGGTGGTCGTGGGGGCGTTCGCCGGCCGTCGCGGTGA
- a CDS encoding DUF932 domain-containing protein, translated as MAHELDQTAGKVSFADSRTDAWHQLGQQVGHAMTAREALHAAHLANWNVRKMALVIPQEPVISETGVTTPAPLAVPDQWATVRTNPITGALDVLGVVGNKYEPMQNEASCDLLDALTGESGAVYETAGALRGGRETFVTMKLPESMVFDGIDGTKDRTDFYLAALNSHDGSSKFRFLVTPVRIVCANTQSAAIARAAASFGISHTGGAAVALQEARRALKLSWRYVEAFEQEAAALYAAPMDLDQIRHFVGELVDVDGAESKTTARNRRDTANAIVKLWVSSPTVAPIAGTRWAAYNAVTEYVDHYSKVRAAGDPQSVRALRAVTGGSTAQNLKTNAFRMLQTL; from the coding sequence ATGGCTCACGAACTCGATCAGACCGCAGGCAAAGTCAGCTTCGCCGACTCGCGTACCGACGCCTGGCACCAACTCGGCCAGCAGGTCGGCCACGCTATGACCGCCCGCGAGGCTCTGCACGCCGCCCACCTGGCCAACTGGAACGTCCGCAAAATGGCGCTAGTTATCCCCCAGGAGCCGGTGATCAGCGAAACCGGTGTCACCACACCCGCCCCGCTGGCAGTGCCCGACCAGTGGGCCACCGTGCGCACCAACCCCATCACCGGAGCCCTCGACGTGCTCGGCGTGGTCGGCAACAAGTACGAGCCGATGCAAAACGAAGCATCGTGTGACCTGCTCGACGCGCTCACCGGAGAAAGCGGTGCGGTCTACGAGACCGCCGGGGCGCTACGCGGCGGGCGCGAAACGTTCGTGACCATGAAGCTGCCCGAATCCATGGTGTTCGACGGAATCGACGGCACCAAGGACCGCACCGACTTCTACCTGGCCGCGCTGAACTCTCACGACGGGTCCAGCAAGTTCCGCTTCCTGGTGACGCCGGTGCGCATCGTATGCGCCAACACCCAAAGCGCGGCCATCGCACGCGCGGCGGCCAGCTTCGGCATCAGCCACACCGGCGGGGCCGCCGTCGCCTTGCAGGAGGCCCGACGAGCACTCAAGTTGAGCTGGCGCTACGTCGAGGCATTCGAACAGGAAGCAGCCGCCCTCTACGCCGCCCCCATGGACCTCGACCAGATCCGTCACTTCGTCGGCGAGCTCGTCGACGTCGACGGAGCCGAGTCCAAGACCACGGCCCGCAACCGTCGCGACACCGCCAACGCGATCGTCAAACTGTGGGTGTCCAGCCCCACCGTCGCCCCGATCGCCGGCACCCGGTGGGCGGCCTACAACGCGGTCACCGAGTACGTCGACCACTACAGCAAGGTCCGCGCCGCAGGAGATCCGCAGTCGGTACGGGCCCTGCGCGCAGTCACCGGCGGCAGCACCGCTCAGAACCTGAAGACCAACGCCTTCCGGATGCTGCAAACTCTCTAA
- a CDS encoding ParB/RepB/Spo0J family partition protein: MSENTTTVTDNDTNAQVAAAGTLEHLDPHTLELETNVRDDAALDADFVASIKEHGVLNPIAAVRGHDGVVRVRAGQRRTLAAREAGLTSVPVYVRPAGATDDKAQVVERVSEQIVENDRRRELTEAQRARGIQQMLDAGASVTKVAKKLSIGRDTVKSVATAAGSQAAMEALDAGQLSLSEAAVLSEFDDDPDAIMRLLEVAGTNRFEHRVAEIRQDRAAQQAYQEAATSYTEQGYTVVEDFPAYGDTTCVELRYLRTPEGEAATDEHVTDPAHWAVCLTEVEGYVDTETGEPVDAHDIDWHARFSATVAEGKRDPSSVTEVVVWEADWLCTDYAAAGLVLCDSLAKRVEALAREDGDHYADDSSDQDAEAREAAAAEAARRERRKVIALNKLGEAAQQVRRQFITDKILARKTAPKGAAMFVASCLTRDVRLIEEHHGGQISAELLGASDSTAVTKMVAELPATGDGRAQVITLALVLGALEARTGKDAWRGSGWGHYVGAAELLRFLADNGYPLADIERVILGEQTADALYDSLTEQSEPAEDD; the protein is encoded by the coding sequence ATGAGCGAGAACACCACCACCGTCACCGACAACGACACCAACGCACAGGTCGCGGCGGCAGGCACCCTCGAACACCTCGACCCGCACACGTTGGAGCTGGAAACCAACGTCCGCGACGACGCCGCACTCGACGCTGATTTCGTCGCCAGCATCAAAGAGCACGGCGTGCTCAACCCCATCGCAGCGGTGCGCGGACACGACGGCGTGGTGCGGGTGCGCGCCGGACAGCGACGCACCCTGGCCGCACGCGAGGCTGGTCTGACCAGCGTCCCGGTCTACGTGCGCCCAGCCGGTGCGACCGACGACAAGGCCCAGGTGGTCGAACGGGTCTCCGAGCAGATCGTGGAAAACGACCGACGCCGCGAACTCACCGAGGCCCAGCGGGCACGCGGCATCCAGCAGATGCTCGACGCCGGAGCCTCCGTGACCAAGGTCGCCAAGAAGCTGTCCATCGGGCGTGACACGGTCAAATCCGTGGCCACCGCCGCCGGATCACAGGCCGCGATGGAGGCACTCGACGCGGGGCAGCTGTCGCTGTCAGAGGCCGCGGTGCTCAGCGAGTTCGATGACGACCCCGACGCCATCATGCGTCTGCTTGAAGTGGCCGGAACCAACCGATTCGAGCACCGGGTCGCCGAAATCCGCCAGGACCGCGCCGCCCAACAGGCCTACCAGGAAGCTGCCACCAGCTACACCGAGCAGGGATACACCGTGGTCGAGGACTTCCCCGCCTACGGGGACACGACCTGCGTGGAACTGCGCTACCTGCGCACCCCCGAGGGCGAGGCTGCCACCGACGAGCATGTCACCGACCCTGCACACTGGGCGGTCTGCCTAACCGAAGTCGAAGGCTACGTCGACACCGAGACCGGCGAACCGGTCGACGCCCACGACATCGACTGGCACGCTCGATTCAGTGCCACGGTTGCCGAGGGCAAGCGCGACCCCAGCTCGGTCACCGAAGTGGTTGTGTGGGAGGCAGATTGGCTGTGCACCGACTACGCCGCCGCCGGACTGGTCTTGTGCGACTCACTGGCTAAGCGCGTGGAAGCCCTCGCCCGCGAGGACGGCGACCATTACGCCGATGACTCCAGCGACCAGGACGCCGAAGCGCGGGAGGCCGCAGCAGCCGAAGCGGCGCGCCGCGAGCGGCGCAAGGTCATCGCGCTCAACAAGCTCGGCGAAGCCGCCCAGCAGGTGCGTCGCCAGTTCATCACCGACAAGATCCTCGCCCGCAAGACCGCCCCCAAGGGTGCGGCGATGTTCGTGGCGAGCTGCCTCACCCGCGACGTGCGCCTGATCGAGGAACACCACGGCGGGCAGATCAGCGCCGAGCTGCTCGGGGCCAGCGACTCGACAGCAGTGACGAAGATGGTGGCCGAGCTGCCCGCCACCGGCGACGGACGCGCCCAGGTGATCACGCTGGCGCTGGTGCTCGGTGCACTGGAAGCCCGTACCGGCAAGGACGCCTGGCGAGGCAGCGGCTGGGGCCACTACGTCGGAGCCGCCGAGCTGCTGCGCTTCCTGGCCGACAACGGCTACCCGCTGGCCGACATTGAGCGCGTCATCCTCGGCGAGCAAACCGCCGATGCACTCTATGACTCGCTGACCGAGCAGTCCGAGCCCGCCGAGGACGACTAG
- the nrdH gene encoding glutaredoxin-like protein NrdH — MTAITVYTKPACVQCNATFRALDKAGVDYAKVDITVDSDARDYVMGLGYLQAPVVVAGGQHWSGFRPDRIAEVSKAHPLSA; from the coding sequence ATGACCGCCATCACCGTCTACACAAAGCCCGCCTGTGTGCAATGCAACGCGACCTTCCGCGCATTGGACAAAGCAGGTGTGGATTACGCGAAAGTCGACATCACCGTCGACAGCGACGCCCGCGACTACGTGATGGGACTGGGCTACCTGCAGGCCCCCGTCGTGGTGGCCGGCGGACAGCACTGGTCCGGTTTCCGGCCCGACCGCATAGCTGAGGTCAGCAAAGCCCACCCGCTGAGCGCCTGA
- a CDS encoding helix-turn-helix domain-containing protein — translation MTIEDRGGARLTKLLADPERAERVSQIRQQMRDDDRAYAMNLALIRHAADLTQVELARRLGVGQAAVSKVERQHDLLLSTLSSYVAAAGANARIVVTVGDRDLEFDLATLADAAPPEQ, via the coding sequence ATGACCATCGAAGACCGCGGCGGTGCCCGCCTGACCAAGCTCCTCGCCGATCCCGAACGCGCCGAGCGCGTCAGCCAGATCCGCCAACAGATGCGCGACGACGACCGCGCCTACGCCATGAACCTGGCACTGATCCGGCACGCCGCCGACCTCACCCAAGTCGAACTCGCCCGACGCCTGGGAGTAGGACAAGCCGCGGTGTCCAAAGTCGAACGCCAACACGACCTGCTGCTGTCCACCCTGTCCAGCTACGTCGCCGCCGCCGGCGCCAACGCGCGCATCGTCGTCACCGTCGGAGACCGCGACCTGGAATTCGACCTCGCCACCCTGGCCGACGCAGCGCCACCGGAACAGTAA
- a CDS encoding DUF4192 domain-containing protein: protein MTIKLGAPADVIAAAPALLGFTPTNSVVVYLLGTEPDGTPIIKVTIRCDITISASQAASFARTCHLNAAKYDGALLLAVCSAELDDHAAVVLDGIRDSLTEAGITVRRRLTTRDVTAAGTWIDPDTGATGTTYPYTDSLLTAQRIHDGAILTARREDLVREFDPITPAPAVAVGDHAVLVSTTMEDITDALTGASRYISATLSTRAGILITSHPALRDAMLHLALDHERAATNVWTHIARQLRGRPRTEALTIAAVCYCMINDTVRAGIAADIAITEATDAGDEPPTLAAMLLAALESGIEPALIRRVLTDTHPGT from the coding sequence ATGACCATCAAACTCGGAGCCCCCGCCGACGTCATCGCCGCTGCCCCCGCCCTACTGGGCTTCACCCCCACCAACAGCGTCGTGGTCTACCTGCTGGGCACCGAGCCCGACGGCACCCCCATCATCAAAGTCACCATCCGCTGCGACATCACCATCAGCGCCAGCCAAGCTGCCAGCTTCGCCCGCACCTGCCACCTCAACGCCGCCAAATACGACGGCGCCCTGCTCCTGGCCGTCTGCAGCGCCGAGCTCGACGACCACGCCGCAGTGGTCCTCGACGGCATCCGCGACTCCCTCACCGAGGCCGGCATCACCGTCCGCCGCCGCCTCACCACCCGCGACGTCACCGCCGCCGGTACCTGGATCGACCCCGACACCGGAGCCACCGGAACCACCTACCCCTACACCGACTCGCTGCTGACCGCGCAGCGCATCCACGACGGCGCGATCCTCACCGCCCGCCGCGAGGACCTCGTGCGCGAGTTCGACCCCATCACCCCCGCCCCCGCCGTCGCCGTCGGAGACCACGCCGTCCTGGTCTCCACCACCATGGAGGACATCACCGATGCTCTCACCGGAGCCAGCCGCTACATCAGCGCCACCCTGTCCACCCGCGCCGGCATCCTCATCACCAGCCACCCCGCCCTCCGCGACGCAATGCTGCACCTCGCCCTCGACCACGAGCGTGCCGCCACCAACGTGTGGACCCACATCGCCCGCCAACTGCGCGGGCGGCCCCGCACCGAAGCGCTCACCATCGCCGCAGTCTGCTACTGCATGATCAACGACACCGTCCGCGCCGGAATCGCCGCCGACATCGCCATCACCGAGGCCACCGACGCCGGCGACGAACCGCCCACCCTGGCCGCCATGCTCCTGGCCGCCCTCGAATCGGGCATCGAGCCCGCCCTGATCCGCCGCGTCCTCACCGACACCCACCCCGGCACCTAA